In a genomic window of Rhopalosiphum maidis isolate BTI-1 chromosome 4, ASM367621v3, whole genome shotgun sequence:
- the LOC113548691 gene encoding myocardin-related transcription factor A-like isoform X2 — protein sequence MPVSSSTEVPDAKCCCKHCQDRGRGELFWKIQLDQDLVDTISSIYPEWFRQQQQQQQQQQQQQQQQQQQQQQLQQQQHTNSLTMQNNISQSSPPSAEVDESPLQKSMDKNKESLKVKLMLRRPINQLVAQGIMPCLKSPPAFHEQRQKLERAKMGDLLKAKIQQRPDKQQLVRQHILEDVGDVDRSLAERQRMLVKCRLADSLNTQLAHRPGPLELIKKNILHTDEPIERAVKEGQIEFKATSEGQKIKPELPDQYLTLDEDSQSSGGAGSSCSTPPPPPPPPPPPPTVALTHRPAYDMIETAAANAGIVTLTLLPSPLGSSTSSLSPMSSVASPPPPAPPPMPPSTLPLQVHGQQPAPGKDKNRKKSKSKSQAKTRTIKFHEYKGPPSAHKSQNLNANSAETSYELLLQQQQLFLQWQLEWQQKYPQLILPAPPHKSTSSIVEQSSTVSSSSSSSSSPSSAQSSASSTTSAQTINNLPQIIETRSLRNLDDLKVSDLKAELKKRNLPVSGPKPQLIERLRSFAEHNSDLSNMILSPSSHSNPNSPPRSSSTPPPPPPPPPPPPLPSPGSQNTPEEDRIIREQQRRIEQLQKQLLNSQLQLQQQQQTRVQTFQPHQPVNAKANLAAFLQQQQLNQQQKQQKHMILTTNNNNSMKNNNNNLETTKRRSNTIVLDKEQAASILSQLDHNNQRTTSLPNFLGTFVQPNLTTTNINNNNTNINNNNKPTITVVQTPSGFHKVVDDDKIDVPMVVDDVKLQQQTTVNLPSQQQLIERVIESSSENRNQDTLENNNQSPKQEDVKPPSPSSSPYIDINSLPMVFDDTKLFQNDHLADTCRHNVSKSQMMDDVLEILIRNGELPASAAHDQTSAGSGVDNSVVNAASDFDIHMDDPFAMDVVCNDDLMMDVDTDWLDSLDLPPPSAEPLADLFNGEATDNDFKLPANMDFLWDRIDFAT from the exons ATCGCGGCCGCGGTGAGCTGTTTTGGAAAATTCAGCTTGACCAAGACCTGGTGGACACCATTTCGTCAATTTACCCCGAGTGGTTCCGccaacaacagcaacagcagcagcagcagcaacagcagcagcaacagcaacagcagcagcaacagcagctgcagcaacagcagcatACCAACTCGTTAACCATGcagaataatatttcacaatCGTCTCCGCCCTCAGCCGAGGTGGACGAATCGCCGTTGCAAAAGTCTATGGACAAAAACAAAGAGT ctcTCAAAGTCAAGTTGATGTTGAGGAGACCCATTAACCAATTGGTTGCCCAAGGAATTATGCCCT GTTTGAAAAGCCCACCAGCCTTCCATGAACAACGACAAAAGTTGGAGAGGGCCAAGATGGGCGATCTGTTGAAAGCCAAAATTCAACAGAGGCCTGACAAACAGCAGCTGGTCAGACAGCACATATTAGAGGACGTCGGTGACGTTGACCGATCATTAGCCGAACGTCAGCGCATGTTGGTCAAGTGTCGTTTGGCCGATTCGCTAAATACCCAACTAGCACATAGGCCAGGTCCTTTAGAATTGATCAAAAAGAATATACTTCATACAGACGAGCCTATTGAAAGGGCCGTTAAAG AGGGTCAGATCGAATTCAAAGCCACCAGCGAAGGACAAAAAATCAAACCTGAACTCCCCGATCAGTATTTGACTTTAGACGAGGACTCTCAAAGTTCGGGTGGTGCTGGAAGTTCGTGTTCTACACCTCCGCCACCACCGCCTccaccaccaccgccaccTACAGTAGCGCTGACCCACAGGCCAGCGTATGATATGATAGAGACAGCCGCTGCCAACGCAGGTATTGTCACCTTAACGTTACTACCTTCACCCTTGGGCTCTTCCACGTCCAGCTTGTCACCAATGAGTTCTGTTGCCTCACCGCCACCCCCTGCGCCTCCACCAATGCCTCCGTCAACTCTACCGCTACAGGTGCATGGACAGCAGCCGGCACCAGGTAAGGACAAAAACCGAAAGAAAAGCAAAAGTAAGTCGCAGGCGAAGACCAGAACGATCAAGTTTCATGAGTACAAAGGTCCACCAAGTGCGcataaatcacaaaatttaaatgccaATTCGGCTGAGACCTCGTACGAATTGCTTTTGCAGCAGCAGCAGTTGTTCTTACAGTGGCAACTCGAATGGCAACAAAAA tATCCCCAACTCATACTACCCGCCCCACCACACAAATCGACCTCATCAATTGTTGAGCAATCTTCTACTGTATCATCATCGTCGTCTTCATCGTCTTCGCCGTCGTCTGCGCAATCGTCTGCGTCGTCTACAACGTCCGCCCAGACCATCAACAATCTACCGCAGATTATCGAAACCCGTTCATTACGAAATCTCGATGATTTAAAGG tGAGTGACTTAAAGGCTGAGCTGAAGAAACGTAATTTACCCGTGTCTGGGCCGAAACCACAGTTAATTGAAAGGCTACGATCATTTGCTGAACACAATTCGGATTTGTCGAACATGATACTATCACCCAGTAGTCATTCGAATCCAAACAGTCCTCCTCGGTCGTCGTCCacgccaccaccaccacctcctccaccaccaccaccaccctTACCATCACCGGGATCCCAAAATACGCCAGAAGAAGACCGCATCATACGGGAACAACAGAGGCGCATAGAACAGCTACAAAAACAACTACTTAACTCCCAACTACAGCTTCAACAACAACAGCAAACCAGGGTACAAACATTccag ccTCATCAGCCGGTTAATGCGAAAGCAAATCTGGCAGCCTTCCTTCAGCAGCAACAGTTGAAccaacaacaaaaacaacagAAACACATGATCTTGACGACGaacaacaataattcaatgaaaaataataacaacaatctTGAGACAACCAAACGGAGGAGCAATACAATCGTATTGGACAAGGAACAAGCGGCATCGATTTTGAGTCAGTTAGACCACAACAATCAAAG AACAACTTCTCTGCCGAATTTTTTGGGTACGTTCGTTCAACCCAACCTGACTACCACCAatatcaacaacaacaacactaacattaacaacaacaacaagcCGACAATCACAGTCGTTCAGACCCCCTCTGGGTTCCACAAGGTGGTGGATGACGACAAAATCGACGTTCCCATGGTAGTAGATGACGTGAAATTGCAGCAGCAAACCACCGTAAACTTACCATCGCAGCAGCAGCTAATAGAGAGAGTTATTGAATCATCTTCGGAAAATCGAAACCAAGACACGTTGGAAAACAACAACCAAAGTCCAAAACAGGAGGACGTAAAACCACCATCACCATCGTCGTCTCCTTACATCGATATCAACAGTCTGCCAATGGTGTTCGACGACACGAAACTGTTTCAAAAC GACCATTTGGCTGACACTTGCCGGCATAATGTGTCCAAAAGTCAGATGATGGACGACGTCCTGGAAATATTGATCAGGAACGGCGAGTTGCCCGCGTCGGCGGCGCACGATCAGACGTCTGCGGGATCCGGAGTCGATAACTCGGTGGTAAATGCGGCATCCGACTTCGATATACACATGGACGATCCATTCGCTATGGACGTGGTGTGCAACGATGATCTAATGATGGACGTGGATACCGACTGGCTCGATTCATTGGACCTGCCACCTCCATCAGCTGAACCGCTGGCCGACCTTTTCAATGGTGAAGCCACCGACAATGACTTTAAACTTCCTGCCAATATGGACTTCCTGTGGGACCGAATAGACTTCGCGACGTAA
- the LOC113548691 gene encoding myocardin-related transcription factor A-like isoform X3, protein MQNNISQSSPPSAEVDESPLQKSMDKNKESLKVKLMLRRPINQLVAQGIMPCLKSPPAFHEQRQKLERAKMGDLLKAKIQQRPDKQQLVRQHILEDVGDVDRSLAERQRMLVKCRLADSLNTQLAHRPGPLELIKKNILHTDEPIERAVKEGQIEFKATSEGQKIKPELPDQYLTLDEDSQSSGGAGSSCSTPPPPPPPPPPPPTVALTHRPAYDMIETAAANAGIVTLTLLPSPLGSSTSSLSPMSSVASPPPPAPPPMPPSTLPLQVHGQQPAPGKDKNRKKSKSKSQAKTRTIKFHEYKGPPSAHKSQNLNANSAETSYELLLQQQQLFLQWQLEWQQKYPQLILPAPPHKSTSSIVEQSSTVSSSSSSSSSPSSAQSSASSTTSAQTINNLPQIIETRSLRNLDDLKVSDLKAELKKRNLPVSGPKPQLIERLRSFAEHNSDLSNMILSPSSHSNPNSPPRSSSTPPPPPPPPPPPPLPSPGSQNTPEEDRIIREQQRRIEQLQKQLLNSQLQLQQQQQTRVQTFQPHQPVNAKANLAAFLQQQQLNQQQKQQKHMILTTNNNNSMKNNNNNLETTKRRSNTIVLDKEQAASILSQLDHNNQSRTTSLPNFLGTFVQPNLTTTNINNNNTNINNNNKPTITVVQTPSGFHKVVDDDKIDVPMVVDDVKLQQQTTVNLPSQQQLIERVIESSSENRNQDTLENNNQSPKQEDVKPPSPSSSPYIDINSLPMVFDDTKLFQNDHLADTCRHNVSKSQMMDDVLEILIRNGELPASAAHDQTSAGSGVDNSVVNAASDFDIHMDDPFAMDVVCNDDLMMDVDTDWLDSLDLPPPSAEPLADLFNGEATDNDFKLPANMDFLWDRIDFAT, encoded by the exons ATGcagaataatatttcacaatCGTCTCCGCCCTCAGCCGAGGTGGACGAATCGCCGTTGCAAAAGTCTATGGACAAAAACAAAGAGT ctcTCAAAGTCAAGTTGATGTTGAGGAGACCCATTAACCAATTGGTTGCCCAAGGAATTATGCCCT GTTTGAAAAGCCCACCAGCCTTCCATGAACAACGACAAAAGTTGGAGAGGGCCAAGATGGGCGATCTGTTGAAAGCCAAAATTCAACAGAGGCCTGACAAACAGCAGCTGGTCAGACAGCACATATTAGAGGACGTCGGTGACGTTGACCGATCATTAGCCGAACGTCAGCGCATGTTGGTCAAGTGTCGTTTGGCCGATTCGCTAAATACCCAACTAGCACATAGGCCAGGTCCTTTAGAATTGATCAAAAAGAATATACTTCATACAGACGAGCCTATTGAAAGGGCCGTTAAAG AGGGTCAGATCGAATTCAAAGCCACCAGCGAAGGACAAAAAATCAAACCTGAACTCCCCGATCAGTATTTGACTTTAGACGAGGACTCTCAAAGTTCGGGTGGTGCTGGAAGTTCGTGTTCTACACCTCCGCCACCACCGCCTccaccaccaccgccaccTACAGTAGCGCTGACCCACAGGCCAGCGTATGATATGATAGAGACAGCCGCTGCCAACGCAGGTATTGTCACCTTAACGTTACTACCTTCACCCTTGGGCTCTTCCACGTCCAGCTTGTCACCAATGAGTTCTGTTGCCTCACCGCCACCCCCTGCGCCTCCACCAATGCCTCCGTCAACTCTACCGCTACAGGTGCATGGACAGCAGCCGGCACCAGGTAAGGACAAAAACCGAAAGAAAAGCAAAAGTAAGTCGCAGGCGAAGACCAGAACGATCAAGTTTCATGAGTACAAAGGTCCACCAAGTGCGcataaatcacaaaatttaaatgccaATTCGGCTGAGACCTCGTACGAATTGCTTTTGCAGCAGCAGCAGTTGTTCTTACAGTGGCAACTCGAATGGCAACAAAAA tATCCCCAACTCATACTACCCGCCCCACCACACAAATCGACCTCATCAATTGTTGAGCAATCTTCTACTGTATCATCATCGTCGTCTTCATCGTCTTCGCCGTCGTCTGCGCAATCGTCTGCGTCGTCTACAACGTCCGCCCAGACCATCAACAATCTACCGCAGATTATCGAAACCCGTTCATTACGAAATCTCGATGATTTAAAGG tGAGTGACTTAAAGGCTGAGCTGAAGAAACGTAATTTACCCGTGTCTGGGCCGAAACCACAGTTAATTGAAAGGCTACGATCATTTGCTGAACACAATTCGGATTTGTCGAACATGATACTATCACCCAGTAGTCATTCGAATCCAAACAGTCCTCCTCGGTCGTCGTCCacgccaccaccaccacctcctccaccaccaccaccaccctTACCATCACCGGGATCCCAAAATACGCCAGAAGAAGACCGCATCATACGGGAACAACAGAGGCGCATAGAACAGCTACAAAAACAACTACTTAACTCCCAACTACAGCTTCAACAACAACAGCAAACCAGGGTACAAACATTccag ccTCATCAGCCGGTTAATGCGAAAGCAAATCTGGCAGCCTTCCTTCAGCAGCAACAGTTGAAccaacaacaaaaacaacagAAACACATGATCTTGACGACGaacaacaataattcaatgaaaaataataacaacaatctTGAGACAACCAAACGGAGGAGCAATACAATCGTATTGGACAAGGAACAAGCGGCATCGATTTTGAGTCAGTTAGACCACAACAATCAAAG taGAACAACTTCTCTGCCGAATTTTTTGGGTACGTTCGTTCAACCCAACCTGACTACCACCAatatcaacaacaacaacactaacattaacaacaacaacaagcCGACAATCACAGTCGTTCAGACCCCCTCTGGGTTCCACAAGGTGGTGGATGACGACAAAATCGACGTTCCCATGGTAGTAGATGACGTGAAATTGCAGCAGCAAACCACCGTAAACTTACCATCGCAGCAGCAGCTAATAGAGAGAGTTATTGAATCATCTTCGGAAAATCGAAACCAAGACACGTTGGAAAACAACAACCAAAGTCCAAAACAGGAGGACGTAAAACCACCATCACCATCGTCGTCTCCTTACATCGATATCAACAGTCTGCCAATGGTGTTCGACGACACGAAACTGTTTCAAAAC GACCATTTGGCTGACACTTGCCGGCATAATGTGTCCAAAAGTCAGATGATGGACGACGTCCTGGAAATATTGATCAGGAACGGCGAGTTGCCCGCGTCGGCGGCGCACGATCAGACGTCTGCGGGATCCGGAGTCGATAACTCGGTGGTAAATGCGGCATCCGACTTCGATATACACATGGACGATCCATTCGCTATGGACGTGGTGTGCAACGATGATCTAATGATGGACGTGGATACCGACTGGCTCGATTCATTGGACCTGCCACCTCCATCAGCTGAACCGCTGGCCGACCTTTTCAATGGTGAAGCCACCGACAATGACTTTAAACTTCCTGCCAATATGGACTTCCTGTGGGACCGAATAGACTTCGCGACGTAA
- the LOC113548691 gene encoding myocardin-related transcription factor A-like isoform X1 yields the protein MPVSSSTEVPDAKCCCKHCQDRGRGELFWKIQLDQDLVDTISSIYPEWFRQQQQQQQQQQQQQQQQQQQQQQLQQQQHTNSLTMQNNISQSSPPSAEVDESPLQKSMDKNKESLKVKLMLRRPINQLVAQGIMPCLKSPPAFHEQRQKLERAKMGDLLKAKIQQRPDKQQLVRQHILEDVGDVDRSLAERQRMLVKCRLADSLNTQLAHRPGPLELIKKNILHTDEPIERAVKEGQIEFKATSEGQKIKPELPDQYLTLDEDSQSSGGAGSSCSTPPPPPPPPPPPPTVALTHRPAYDMIETAAANAGIVTLTLLPSPLGSSTSSLSPMSSVASPPPPAPPPMPPSTLPLQVHGQQPAPGKDKNRKKSKSKSQAKTRTIKFHEYKGPPSAHKSQNLNANSAETSYELLLQQQQLFLQWQLEWQQKYPQLILPAPPHKSTSSIVEQSSTVSSSSSSSSSPSSAQSSASSTTSAQTINNLPQIIETRSLRNLDDLKVSDLKAELKKRNLPVSGPKPQLIERLRSFAEHNSDLSNMILSPSSHSNPNSPPRSSSTPPPPPPPPPPPPLPSPGSQNTPEEDRIIREQQRRIEQLQKQLLNSQLQLQQQQQTRVQTFQPHQPVNAKANLAAFLQQQQLNQQQKQQKHMILTTNNNNSMKNNNNNLETTKRRSNTIVLDKEQAASILSQLDHNNQSRTTSLPNFLGTFVQPNLTTTNINNNNTNINNNNKPTITVVQTPSGFHKVVDDDKIDVPMVVDDVKLQQQTTVNLPSQQQLIERVIESSSENRNQDTLENNNQSPKQEDVKPPSPSSSPYIDINSLPMVFDDTKLFQNDHLADTCRHNVSKSQMMDDVLEILIRNGELPASAAHDQTSAGSGVDNSVVNAASDFDIHMDDPFAMDVVCNDDLMMDVDTDWLDSLDLPPPSAEPLADLFNGEATDNDFKLPANMDFLWDRIDFAT from the exons ATCGCGGCCGCGGTGAGCTGTTTTGGAAAATTCAGCTTGACCAAGACCTGGTGGACACCATTTCGTCAATTTACCCCGAGTGGTTCCGccaacaacagcaacagcagcagcagcagcaacagcagcagcaacagcaacagcagcagcaacagcagctgcagcaacagcagcatACCAACTCGTTAACCATGcagaataatatttcacaatCGTCTCCGCCCTCAGCCGAGGTGGACGAATCGCCGTTGCAAAAGTCTATGGACAAAAACAAAGAGT ctcTCAAAGTCAAGTTGATGTTGAGGAGACCCATTAACCAATTGGTTGCCCAAGGAATTATGCCCT GTTTGAAAAGCCCACCAGCCTTCCATGAACAACGACAAAAGTTGGAGAGGGCCAAGATGGGCGATCTGTTGAAAGCCAAAATTCAACAGAGGCCTGACAAACAGCAGCTGGTCAGACAGCACATATTAGAGGACGTCGGTGACGTTGACCGATCATTAGCCGAACGTCAGCGCATGTTGGTCAAGTGTCGTTTGGCCGATTCGCTAAATACCCAACTAGCACATAGGCCAGGTCCTTTAGAATTGATCAAAAAGAATATACTTCATACAGACGAGCCTATTGAAAGGGCCGTTAAAG AGGGTCAGATCGAATTCAAAGCCACCAGCGAAGGACAAAAAATCAAACCTGAACTCCCCGATCAGTATTTGACTTTAGACGAGGACTCTCAAAGTTCGGGTGGTGCTGGAAGTTCGTGTTCTACACCTCCGCCACCACCGCCTccaccaccaccgccaccTACAGTAGCGCTGACCCACAGGCCAGCGTATGATATGATAGAGACAGCCGCTGCCAACGCAGGTATTGTCACCTTAACGTTACTACCTTCACCCTTGGGCTCTTCCACGTCCAGCTTGTCACCAATGAGTTCTGTTGCCTCACCGCCACCCCCTGCGCCTCCACCAATGCCTCCGTCAACTCTACCGCTACAGGTGCATGGACAGCAGCCGGCACCAGGTAAGGACAAAAACCGAAAGAAAAGCAAAAGTAAGTCGCAGGCGAAGACCAGAACGATCAAGTTTCATGAGTACAAAGGTCCACCAAGTGCGcataaatcacaaaatttaaatgccaATTCGGCTGAGACCTCGTACGAATTGCTTTTGCAGCAGCAGCAGTTGTTCTTACAGTGGCAACTCGAATGGCAACAAAAA tATCCCCAACTCATACTACCCGCCCCACCACACAAATCGACCTCATCAATTGTTGAGCAATCTTCTACTGTATCATCATCGTCGTCTTCATCGTCTTCGCCGTCGTCTGCGCAATCGTCTGCGTCGTCTACAACGTCCGCCCAGACCATCAACAATCTACCGCAGATTATCGAAACCCGTTCATTACGAAATCTCGATGATTTAAAGG tGAGTGACTTAAAGGCTGAGCTGAAGAAACGTAATTTACCCGTGTCTGGGCCGAAACCACAGTTAATTGAAAGGCTACGATCATTTGCTGAACACAATTCGGATTTGTCGAACATGATACTATCACCCAGTAGTCATTCGAATCCAAACAGTCCTCCTCGGTCGTCGTCCacgccaccaccaccacctcctccaccaccaccaccaccctTACCATCACCGGGATCCCAAAATACGCCAGAAGAAGACCGCATCATACGGGAACAACAGAGGCGCATAGAACAGCTACAAAAACAACTACTTAACTCCCAACTACAGCTTCAACAACAACAGCAAACCAGGGTACAAACATTccag ccTCATCAGCCGGTTAATGCGAAAGCAAATCTGGCAGCCTTCCTTCAGCAGCAACAGTTGAAccaacaacaaaaacaacagAAACACATGATCTTGACGACGaacaacaataattcaatgaaaaataataacaacaatctTGAGACAACCAAACGGAGGAGCAATACAATCGTATTGGACAAGGAACAAGCGGCATCGATTTTGAGTCAGTTAGACCACAACAATCAAAG taGAACAACTTCTCTGCCGAATTTTTTGGGTACGTTCGTTCAACCCAACCTGACTACCACCAatatcaacaacaacaacactaacattaacaacaacaacaagcCGACAATCACAGTCGTTCAGACCCCCTCTGGGTTCCACAAGGTGGTGGATGACGACAAAATCGACGTTCCCATGGTAGTAGATGACGTGAAATTGCAGCAGCAAACCACCGTAAACTTACCATCGCAGCAGCAGCTAATAGAGAGAGTTATTGAATCATCTTCGGAAAATCGAAACCAAGACACGTTGGAAAACAACAACCAAAGTCCAAAACAGGAGGACGTAAAACCACCATCACCATCGTCGTCTCCTTACATCGATATCAACAGTCTGCCAATGGTGTTCGACGACACGAAACTGTTTCAAAAC GACCATTTGGCTGACACTTGCCGGCATAATGTGTCCAAAAGTCAGATGATGGACGACGTCCTGGAAATATTGATCAGGAACGGCGAGTTGCCCGCGTCGGCGGCGCACGATCAGACGTCTGCGGGATCCGGAGTCGATAACTCGGTGGTAAATGCGGCATCCGACTTCGATATACACATGGACGATCCATTCGCTATGGACGTGGTGTGCAACGATGATCTAATGATGGACGTGGATACCGACTGGCTCGATTCATTGGACCTGCCACCTCCATCAGCTGAACCGCTGGCCGACCTTTTCAATGGTGAAGCCACCGACAATGACTTTAAACTTCCTGCCAATATGGACTTCCTGTGGGACCGAATAGACTTCGCGACGTAA